The nucleotide sequence TGGAACTCCCTCCCTTGCAATAACATGCCTAATCTTGTCAAATGGGCACAAAACTCTTATAATTAACTCCTAATCGTGATTCTCTATAACCAGAAACTACAGGTAGGTTGGATGAGTAAACTGGCCATGTACTGCCCATGTCTGAATAACCCTGAAGTTCTGGTACATGTGTAGCAACTAAGACAAGAGGAATAGATCTAGCGGACACAATAGAGTCTGCACTAGGATAGAATCCACTAGTAGGACATATTAGGACATCTGAAGGGATAATGATGTTGGGAAGGGCTTCTGGTACAGTAGTGTCAAGAGAAATTTCTTCTCTAAGAGTGAACTTGTACATGATTTCAGAAATTGCAAGTAGTGCCATCTTCAATCAAGCCAAAATGACTACAAGATGAGAGTAAAGAAGTAAATGAGATGGAATTAGGCTTGTAGCCATCTTCTTCCACATGAGACACAAGCTTGCATGCTTCTCTCCTTTGACCCTTCATTCCACATCCAACTATCATTATATTCCAAGAGCTTTGGTCCCTCAAATTACCCATTTGCATAAAGAAGCTTCTTGCCTTTTTTATAAAGCCAGTTTTTTGCATATGCATCAATTAGAGAATTCATAACTTGTGTTTCAAAGTTAAGTCCTAGCTTAGCTATGAAACCATGGGCAATTTCAGCACCACAACTGGTCAAAATAATTGCAAAGGCCTGAACAAATGAGATCATTGTGACTGAATCTGGTTTGTACTAATTTTCTAACTGCGTCTGGCAGAAAACTCTCATGACCATGGCAGAGTCACCAATTTTGACATGCCTAGAAAGTATTGTGTTTCATGAAGCCAAACTCTTGTCAAATAATTCACCTTCAAATATGGTCTGAGCACACTCAACTCTATCAAACTTCGCATACATATTGACCATAGTTGTTCCAAGACGGAGGTCGGAAATTAATCCTGTGCAAATTAAGTGCCCATGAATACTTTTTCCTAGATCAAGGTTTCCAATCTGTCCACAAGCCAACAATAAACCTAAAAATGTAATTCGGTTTGGAAACAAATCTCCAACACTTTCCATGGATAAGAAAAGGTTGAATGCTTCAGCCCAATTATCTTTCCATTCATATGTTGTAATCAATGAATTCCAAGACACTATATCTCTTTTTGGCATGTCACACAAAATGCGTTTCCCAAAATCTGTCTTTCCAATCTTAATATACATTGAAACCAAAGAATTCAATTAGAAACTCATGAACCAATGCTCCTTTTTTCAGGTTTCCCAATTCACCACAAGCCATAATTACATGAAATGTAGGATCCAAAGAAGGTAACAAACCCACATCTAGCATCTACTCAAAGAGAACCAACACCTCATCATAAAACCCATTTGACCCAATACTgaaaactaaagaattaaacaACTCTTTATCTCTAGACATTTCTTCAAACACACTGTAAGCACCCCAAATATGCCCAAATGCAACAACAAGGATTCAAACACCGTGCAGGGAAAGGGAtagagaacaaataaaaaacgaaGTAAAACTCAGAGAAGAAGAGAGCAAAAGATATTgattaataaacataaatagcTCGACTTCATGTATTAATTCGTGGGCTAAGAACAGAGAGAACAATgcaaataagatttaaacgaaaaCAAAGCATGATCAAATTTAGGCATGAAGTCATAAAATTtcagacaaaaaaataaaacgaCCAATCTCAATAGAACAATTTGTGGCCCTTAATGTCCACACCCaacatcaaaaaaaaaacaaacattttgtAATGATCAAGTAGAGGAATCAAATATGGGTAAGAACACCAAGAGTAACAAGAAGTGTACCGGGATAGTCTTGGCTACAACCGTTCCTTTTTCACTCTTGTGTGCTTTTCAACAAAGACCATCAAAGAATCCCCTACTCCGAAATCTTGTCTTACGTATATTTATTAGCCCCAAAAAACCCAAATCtgttccaaaaaggaaaatcccccctttctttttttccttttcttcccttttttcaATCCCtcttttttatgtatttgtATCAGCCTCCCAAAAACTCAATCTACTGAAGGAAatccactttcctttcttccatttctcttccttttcaaaatcagaATACCTCTCTCTTTCCTTTGGAGAATCCTTTCCTCCCACATGTATGCAGCCAAGTCGATCTCTTctctccaaaaatatttttgtttgctttctttgAGTGTGCATGCCTTTGTGAGAGTTGATTCGCAGCCCCCATTCTCttgtcaaataataaaaatgaaaataaaaagaataaaaccaaaaaagagtTAGCAATCTTGcaacatataaaagaataaagtaaaataaaataaataaataaagtaaaacaaaataataaaataaaatggtcaaTCCTATACGGGTCATGCAAGTCATGCGACTATGTGAGTCATGcaagaaatgctaaaaaaaaagtctaataggccaagtgtgcctaagagGGCTTAAATGAACCTAGACGAACCTAAGGTGTCTAATGGGCCGGGTATACCTATACGGAcctagggtgagactaggtgggcctaactaagtttatcctaaagtgcacctaagtgaagcctaatctaaacttgaaggacaaccaaggtcataatgtggagtcgaataaacccctcaaccaaagtccccaaaGTGGCTCAAAAAAAGGTAAGCAGTATcagtagcaatgggccaccaaggaactactgtggagcactggaagtgaacttaaagacatttgctaaagggacaaaatggaggtctacaaatatgccctcTTCGGTAAATATCACGAGTGTAGGGAATGTAAGTTGAAATACGAaataatgagtggaacgaagtgaactgtaccaaagaactaaagaaggaccagagattttgtcctagcacatgacgAGAGTAAGATTGGAAGATGTGGCTGCAACGACAACGATGAAACAACTCTATGTCGGGGGAATGACAATAAAAAGAGAAAGGTATGTGATAAGTAGTACAAAGATGGggaaaaagtgaaaatgatgactcaaagtcatggatgagatgaatgactccgagtcacaAACAAGATGAACGACTTTCATCTTGTTTATTGAGTTCTTGCttttttacttgaatcttaGAGTTCTTACTTATTGAgttcatcaacctcaataagcataatacaaactctaagattcaagtaaaaaagcaagaactcaatttctcccatttcattttgagaatttttccttaataatcattcatgcgaaaccgacaattatgctattccggctcctctttacaacttttctcatttcttcatgtttaatccatctccatcaccttcaattaagctccaaagcttgatcCAAGTGCATttcattgcttctttcattatgcatttggatcatcatcaactttatttgttttcttcaatttgattcatctcttttgtcacaaatttatcaaaaacataccttgaaatgactccaaaactccataaaacttgttagtaactcttgcaagggcaacaacatgttaattgagtgttttaggcataattactactcaaaagacatgaaactcatgagaattattatctaaaatatgctctttttgagtagtaatcattccccccaaccaacacattgctagtcccttagcaatggtataacaaaaggaaagaaaaacaataccaaacaaaagaaatcataagtcacataagcaaatcatttgaaaaaaatataattgaaatttccATAGCATAAATGGTTGATAAACAAGCACACCCTACTATCCATAGGTAAACAAAATCCCAACTTATTTACTATCTCTAATAGAAATAATATCATGCAAATCAAGGTATCAAAAACATATCCATCTTCATTCCCCAAACAATCTTTCCAAACAAGTCTCGAGTGTAATTAAGCTAGCCCCCAAATATAGTACTCAAAACTAAtcctccccccaacctagctcAAATTatctcaaacaacaaaaatcactctctcataggtcaagaacgcacctatctttattttattattattatttttttttcaaaggacttattgtaggagtgcaatgctaaaggtatctcCAAGTATATGGTCCATGTAGCGGGGattcatcgatgactcccaaccataagGCATAGGGCACCAAGTTTATAGGACTATTTAACTagccactaactcctcagactTCACCCCAGACTCCTCAAATCAGGATCCAATACCTTAGCACCTACAATTGAGTTCATACCCCAcctatccacccatgtaacgagcattgaggtcggtggctcccaaccaaaatggcttagggcaccaggctttaaagaccTTTGGGCCATATACCTCTcagaccttgctcaggtttcaaggcaagcataactcaacctttttattcatcaactttttttttttttttttttcaattgggcACATTGGCCTCTTTTtaaggtgtctcaactcaaTTCAAGAGTAATCAATGTTATAAGATAATTAAGTCCAAGTCTTAAGGTTagaatagtttttcatcttatatccGGGGTCTAGAGTGCACAGTATGTGTCAAGACTCAAATAGAAATGAccatttgaaaaatgaagacttcaaagtcaaatcaaCTTTAATTCACATAACAAATCTTCTAAGATCAAGCAAATAAGCTAGTACTCTAAATCAACTTTTTTCAAGTTAGGTTTGCTCATTCCTCAATCACAAATGTTATAGTCATCTCAAAAAAAATCTCACCAAATAAGTCACaaatgtgattttaaaaaaaaaaatttatagaaaaactaataacatatttccttctcttcatttttaaccctccccccaacctaacttgtacattgtcctcaatgtgtaatgaaaatatacaaaaaaaaaggaagggaagATACCTCAATCTCTCATGAATTTCAGCTTCAatagctaaaacaaaaataagatcaCACATGAgaattgttggatatgaatgacataagagaagaaaatatgaaaataaatctattaaaaaccaaaaaaaactaTGTTAGAGACACAATGTATGGAGTAAAATCAAGGTATAGATGATGACAATGTCCAAAGAAAACATGATATCAATGATAAGTCAATGATTCTCatagagtttttgaaaatttcacacAAGTGTGCAAACTAGACAAGAAAGTGAAGTGTGTTGCAAccactttcttcttttgaaagaACTTGGCACAATCATGCAAAAATTCACAAGTACATGTGAATTAGTCAAGAGAGTTCTCTCTTATTATAACCTTCAGCAGaatttcgcatagtcatgcgaaaatTCTCATGCTGATGCGAAATGGTCCAGATGCATGAAATTTCTGCAATCATCCACATTagtttcgcacagtcatgcaaaaatttcgcatgaGTGTGCGAAGTGGTCCAGATGACTCATTTTACTGCAGTCTTTAAGATGGATTTCATATAGTCATGCGAgaatttcgcatgatcatgccaACTGGGACAGAGACTTGTTTTGCACATTTCCAAAGGTATGAAAACTCCCCTGTTTTGGCATGACTCCCCTGTTTTGGCATGATTGTGCTATTTTGGCATGACCTCCCTGTTTTGGCATGACTGTGCAAAATGGTGATGGGTCATTAAAActcctttttcctttgcttcatgcattccatccatccggaaaatccttcaaaacacaaatcaaagaattgagatggatttatttaatggaaactaaaagaaaaaaaaatgaaaatgcaaTGGAAAGTAGAGAAATGAGAAACCATTGGGCTTGCTAGCCATTGACATGACTAAGCCCATTATTCTTTGCATCAATACTCAATTTGGATATGGCTTGCAAACAATGAATGGACCAACTCCTTGGTACTTAAGCTTTCTTGGAAAAAGATATGGCTTGAAATAGCCTTCTTTGAACTTGTTCTTTTGAATAAGTTGGTCATGCCATTCCTTGATCTTCTTTTTCATGGTCTTTGGATTATTGTGCACACCATGCTTCATGGTTTTCACTTTCTTGAAGCTGAAAGACCATTTCATTAACTTCAAAGgttgaatttcttcattgatcCTCCAAACTTCAATCCGTTCATTGGAAATTACTTCAccgagttttgaaaaattatcttcaaCCTTTTCTTTCTCTAGCTCTTCCATAggcaattcaatcaaataagcCTCCTTAAGTTCCTCATCCTCTTTGGTACCATGCTTCTTACATGAATGAAAAATGTTCAGCTCAATTGTCATGTTACCAAAGGTAAGTTGCATCACCCCACTTCGACAATTAATCAATGCATTTGTTGTGGCAAGGAAAGGTCGGCCAAGTATAATAGGAACATGGTTGAGTCCACTAGTTCCTTTTTccgtatcaagcaccacaaaatcaaCCGGATAATAGAAGTTATCGATTTGGATCAACACATCTTCGATGATTCCTCTTGGAAACTTAACCGATCTATCCGCCAATGAAAGTGTGATGGAAGTAGACTTTAGTTCTCCAAGCCCCAATTGCTTATATACCGAGTAGGGAAGAagattcacacttgcccccaagtctaaaAGTGCTCTTTTTACAAAAGTGTTGCCAATATTCACCGAGATAGTTGGACATCCCAGATCCTTATACTTGATTGGGG is from Vitis riparia cultivar Riparia Gloire de Montpellier isolate 1030 chromosome 10, EGFV_Vit.rip_1.0, whole genome shotgun sequence and encodes:
- the LOC117923039 gene encoding uncharacterized protein LOC117923039 yields the protein MHLKKKAFLTEQVSAIIQCKTPIKYKDLGCPTISVNIGNTFVKRALLDLGASVNLLPYSVYKQLGLGELKSTSITLSLADRSVKFPRGIIEDVLIQIDNFYYPVDFVVLDTEKGTSGLNHVPIILGRPFLATTNALINCRSGVMQLTFGNMTIELNIFHSCKKHGTKEDEELKEAYLIELPMEELEKEKVEDNFSKLGEVISNERIEVWRINEEIQPLKLMKWSFSFKKVKTMKHGVHNNPKTMKKKIKEWHDQLIQKNKFKEGYFKPYLFPRKLKYQGVGPFIVCKPYPN